A genomic stretch from Zeimonas sediminis includes:
- a CDS encoding DUF1631 family protein encodes MSVAPVETARDTDEQHDAPIEPARRSELLQDCQGLVVTRLSTAISDALKRVGDELTSLALRNRDRETQQALLDAVTLVRRHHEDIERSFRELFADIFVSRVHGQGEAAASSPTGLALVDDSVIEEKIAIDRIVQRARSKLDPDEVLGVRARLGVLAAGDWFEEARHPAAPEAVFEALRRTLAQLDADAGVRDALLDALEPHVSSNLGDLYATLNERLRSNHVLPRIRPRLVTSASSPGAHARPEPLDAALQGFDAGAVAAAVPGLGASAGPDLGADPLPADPFAALMARLAEGSSPARQAAARLLADPAIFAAGNEPPAVEPELLQSLNRIQSGAGGGGAGGPKLVSELLEQSRSKGSSLDQLTVEIVSLVFDHIYADRRLPDAVKQQLLRLQVVAVKAALIDRSFFATRRHPMRRLLDDVCRAASDPDADVGPDSALVAGVAEIVDWLIASFESELSVFEDAAMRLELLLSIEGQRRAERDSALARQAERLEAIAVSQESARAEISARLADDTPVFLVEFLERWWPKVLATARVEDGDLAWNDALACVEGLVWSVAPKASEEIPKLASLLPKLIGQVKSGLNRAAVDNAEKERFFNELLGRHTEVIQRAKSEPGHGSSRRAAASAGRSRPAASPRTASPQDPVTPAVARWLGDLRRGDSLELLESDGSRRLLRVSWVSPTRRLFILTRFPEVARPIERAELARWFETGRARLADAQTSVERAIGAIAAGEMTARA; translated from the coding sequence ATGTCCGTGGCCCCTGTCGAAACCGCGCGCGACACTGACGAGCAGCACGACGCTCCCATCGAGCCGGCGCGGCGTTCCGAGCTCCTGCAGGACTGCCAGGGCCTGGTCGTGACGCGGCTGTCGACCGCGATCTCCGATGCCCTGAAGCGGGTCGGCGACGAACTCACCTCGCTGGCCCTGAGGAACCGCGACCGCGAGACGCAGCAGGCCCTGCTCGACGCGGTCACGCTGGTGCGACGCCATCACGAGGACATCGAGCGCAGTTTCCGGGAGCTCTTCGCCGACATCTTCGTGAGCCGGGTGCACGGCCAGGGCGAGGCCGCTGCCTCGAGCCCGACCGGTCTGGCGCTGGTCGACGACAGCGTGATCGAGGAGAAGATCGCGATCGATCGGATCGTCCAGCGCGCGCGCAGCAAGCTCGACCCCGACGAGGTTCTCGGCGTGAGGGCGCGGCTGGGGGTGCTGGCCGCCGGCGACTGGTTCGAGGAGGCCCGGCATCCCGCCGCGCCCGAGGCCGTCTTCGAGGCACTGCGCCGGACGCTGGCCCAGCTCGACGCCGACGCGGGGGTGCGCGACGCCCTCCTCGACGCGCTCGAGCCGCATGTTTCCTCCAATCTCGGCGACCTCTACGCCACGCTCAACGAGCGTCTGCGCAGCAACCACGTCCTGCCGCGAATCCGTCCTCGCCTGGTCACCTCCGCCTCGTCGCCGGGCGCCCACGCGAGGCCGGAGCCGCTGGACGCGGCGTTGCAGGGCTTCGATGCCGGCGCGGTGGCCGCCGCGGTGCCCGGCCTGGGCGCGAGCGCGGGCCCGGACCTCGGAGCGGACCCGCTGCCAGCCGATCCCTTCGCCGCGCTGATGGCGCGGCTGGCCGAGGGTTCGTCGCCCGCCCGGCAGGCGGCCGCCCGGCTGCTCGCCGACCCGGCGATCTTCGCCGCCGGCAACGAGCCTCCGGCGGTCGAACCCGAGCTGCTGCAGTCGCTGAACAGGATCCAGTCGGGCGCCGGCGGCGGTGGCGCCGGCGGTCCGAAGCTGGTCTCCGAGTTGCTCGAGCAGAGTCGCTCGAAGGGCTCGTCGCTCGACCAGCTCACCGTCGAGATCGTCTCGCTGGTCTTCGACCACATCTACGCGGACCGGCGGCTGCCGGACGCGGTCAAGCAGCAACTGCTGCGCCTGCAGGTGGTCGCGGTCAAGGCCGCGCTGATCGACCGCAGTTTCTTCGCGACCCGGCGGCATCCGATGCGGCGGCTGCTCGACGACGTCTGCCGCGCGGCCAGCGATCCCGACGCCGACGTCGGGCCCGACTCGGCTCTGGTCGCCGGCGTGGCCGAGATCGTCGACTGGCTCATCGCGAGCTTCGAGAGCGAGCTGTCGGTCTTCGAGGACGCCGCGATGCGGCTCGAGCTGCTGCTTTCGATCGAAGGGCAGCGGCGCGCGGAGCGCGATTCCGCGCTCGCCAGGCAGGCCGAGCGCCTCGAGGCGATCGCGGTGAGCCAGGAAAGCGCGAGGGCCGAGATCTCGGCAAGGCTCGCCGACGACACGCCGGTCTTCCTGGTCGAGTTCCTCGAGCGGTGGTGGCCCAAGGTACTGGCCACCGCCCGCGTCGAGGATGGCGATCTTGCGTGGAACGATGCGCTGGCCTGCGTCGAGGGCCTCGTATGGAGCGTCGCGCCGAAGGCATCCGAGGAAATCCCGAAGCTGGCCAGCCTGCTGCCCAAGCTGATCGGCCAGGTCAAGAGCGGCCTGAACCGCGCGGCCGTCGACAATGCCGAGAAGGAGCGATTCTTCAACGAACTGCTGGGCCGGCACACCGAGGTGATCCAGCGCGCCAAGTCCGAGCCTGGCCACGGATCGTCGCGGCGCGCCGCCGCTTCCGCGGGGCGGTCGCGACCGGCGGCGTCCCCCAGGACGGCGTCGCCGCAGGATCCGGTCACGCCCGCGGTCGCTCGCTGGCTCGGCGACCTTCGGCGAGGCGACTCGCTCGAGCTGCTCGAGTCCGACGGCAGTCGCCGGCTGCTCAGGGTTTCCTGGGTCAGCCCCACCCGCAGGCTGTTCATCCTGACCCGTTTCCCCGAAGTGGCCCGCCCGATCGAGCGCGCCGAACTCGCGCGCTGGTTCGAGACCGGCCGCGCCCGTCTGGCCGACGCGCAGACCTCGGTCGAGCGCGCGATCGGCGCGATCGCTGCAGGCGAGATGACCGCGCGAGCCTGA
- the speE gene encoding polyamine aminopropyltransferase — protein MQGLHLTADLYGCQCEASLLVDAEKLAGLCRQSVENAGLTLVDEKYFTFPEWQGQPGGVTGAALLAESHLALHTWPERGGVTLDVYVCNFSTDNSHKAERLLDDLIVAFAPRQQGTNRILRGSRDPETRSDELLLEWLNEDSAYGFRATRRLETIKTQYQLLEVFDTPQWGKLFRLDGCYMTSERDEFYYHEPIVHAAAIAHPAPRSALVIGGGDGGSSEELLKHPTMQRVVMAELDPEVVRVAREHLQGVHGGVFDDPRLTVEIGDGWKYVERLAGQPDGERFDLIVLDLTDPDTPAHQLYTPEFFRLAKKALAPGGALSLHIGSPVYSPGRVRELVSHLSGVFANVRPFGLYVPLYGAYWGMACASDALDPLAIDPDAVEARLAERGVSELQYYNGDVHRALFALPNFFRKLVR, from the coding sequence ATGCAGGGACTGCATCTGACCGCCGATCTGTACGGATGCCAGTGCGAGGCGTCCCTGCTGGTCGACGCGGAAAAGCTGGCCGGGCTGTGCCGGCAATCGGTCGAGAACGCGGGCCTCACGCTCGTCGACGAAAAATACTTCACCTTTCCCGAGTGGCAGGGCCAACCCGGCGGCGTCACCGGCGCCGCGCTGCTCGCCGAGTCGCACCTCGCCCTGCACACCTGGCCGGAGCGCGGGGGCGTCACGCTCGACGTCTACGTCTGCAACTTCTCGACCGACAATTCGCACAAGGCCGAGCGGCTGCTCGACGACCTGATCGTCGCGTTCGCGCCGCGCCAGCAGGGCACGAACCGCATCCTGCGCGGCTCGCGCGACCCCGAGACCCGCTCCGACGAGCTGCTGCTCGAGTGGCTCAACGAGGACTCCGCCTACGGCTTCCGCGCGACGCGCAGGCTGGAAACGATCAAGACGCAGTACCAGCTGCTCGAGGTCTTCGACACGCCGCAGTGGGGCAAGCTGTTCCGCCTCGACGGCTGCTACATGACCTCCGAGCGCGACGAGTTCTACTACCACGAGCCGATCGTCCACGCGGCCGCGATCGCGCATCCGGCGCCGCGCTCGGCGCTGGTGATCGGCGGCGGCGACGGCGGCTCCAGCGAAGAGCTTCTCAAGCACCCGACGATGCAGCGGGTCGTGATGGCCGAGCTCGATCCGGAGGTGGTGCGGGTCGCGCGCGAGCACCTGCAGGGCGTTCACGGCGGCGTCTTCGACGACCCGCGCCTGACGGTGGAGATAGGCGACGGCTGGAAGTACGTCGAGAGGCTGGCCGGCCAGCCCGACGGCGAGCGCTTCGACCTGATCGTGCTCGACCTGACCGACCCGGACACGCCTGCCCACCAGCTCTACACGCCCGAGTTCTTCCGGCTGGCAAAGAAGGCGCTCGCCCCCGGCGGCGCGCTCAGCCTGCACATCGGCTCGCCGGTCTACTCGCCCGGGCGCGTCCGCGAGCTGGTCTCGCACCTGTCCGGCGTGTTCGCCAACGTGCGGCCCTTCGGCCTGTACGTGCCGCTCTACGGCGCCTACTGGGGGATGGCCTGCGCCTCCGACGCGCTCGATCCGCTGGCGATCGACCCTGACGCGGTCGAGGCGCGGCTCGCCGAGCGCGGGGTGTCCGAGCTGCAGTACTACAACGGCGACGTCCACCGCGCGCTGTTCGCGCTGCCCAACTTCTTCCGCAAGCTGGTCCGCTGA
- a CDS encoding DUF7693 family protein, with product MSTGAGAAPAAHLPAAQAAAVLRELVEGARPLRLAAGGRPFVTVAVGEWLVLAGDAEIVFFVDSASLDHVARMRLADGREAGFVEWLGRDGCNPLALIDEGERLELEQRLHEL from the coding sequence GTGAGCACGGGCGCCGGGGCCGCTCCCGCGGCCCATCTGCCGGCGGCCCAGGCGGCCGCCGTCCTGCGCGAGCTGGTCGAGGGGGCCAGGCCCCTGCGGTTGGCTGCCGGCGGCCGGCCGTTCGTGACCGTCGCGGTCGGCGAGTGGCTGGTGCTGGCCGGCGACGCGGAGATCGTCTTCTTCGTGGACAGCGCCAGCCTCGACCACGTCGCGCGGATGCGGCTCGCCGACGGACGCGAGGCCGGATTCGTCGAATGGCTGGGCCGCGACGGCTGCAATCCGCTCGCGCTGATCGACGAGGGCGAGCGGCTCGAGCTCGAGCAGCGCCTGCACGAACTGTGA
- a CDS encoding ribonuclease domain-containing protein: MILRRLLTLACLLVLFASGASCARSGGGDEVSLSALPPEARATYSLIRKGGPFPYSKDGTTFFNREGLLPARPRGHYREYTVPTPGAKNRGARRIVVGGDPPADFWYTDDHYRSFRRIRE; the protein is encoded by the coding sequence ATGATTCTGCGCCGCCTGCTGACACTCGCCTGCCTGCTCGTCCTGTTCGCGTCGGGGGCATCCTGCGCGCGCAGCGGCGGCGGCGACGAGGTCTCGCTGTCGGCCCTGCCGCCCGAGGCGCGGGCGACCTACTCGCTGATCCGCAAGGGCGGCCCGTTTCCCTACTCGAAGGACGGGACCACCTTCTTCAATCGCGAAGGGCTCCTGCCCGCCAGGCCCAGGGGGCACTACCGGGAGTACACGGTGCCCACGCCGGGCGCGAAGAACCGCGGCGCGCGGCGGATCGTCGTCGGCGGCGACCCGCCCGCCGACTTCTGGTACACCGACGACCACTACCGCAGCTTCAGGCGGATAAGGGAGTGA
- a CDS encoding 16S rRNA (uracil(1498)-N(3))-methyltransferase, giving the protein MPRVLFDAERSPGAAPGSRVELDERRSHHLVRVLRLRAGEVVEAYDGLGNRFRAEIAVADPKHSVLLLGERVSRDDESPLAITLAQCLSTAERMDWTIEKAVELGVRAIVPLDSERSQVRLDAARAARKHEHWQRIVESACTQSGRAWLPALGPLRPLREFVSLPSPARRLVLAPGAPIRLSAAGVRPGAELILLAGPESGFGEAELSGAISAGFEPVCLGPRILRTETAGLAAIAALQALAGDF; this is encoded by the coding sequence ATGCCCAGGGTGCTGTTCGACGCCGAGCGCTCGCCGGGGGCGGCGCCCGGCAGCCGCGTCGAGCTCGACGAGCGTCGCTCGCATCACCTGGTGCGCGTGCTCAGGCTGCGCGCCGGCGAGGTCGTCGAGGCCTACGACGGGCTCGGCAACCGCTTCCGGGCGGAGATCGCCGTCGCCGACCCGAAGCACAGCGTGCTGCTGCTCGGCGAGCGGGTCTCGCGCGACGACGAGAGCCCGCTCGCGATCACGCTGGCCCAGTGCCTGTCCACTGCCGAGCGCATGGACTGGACGATCGAGAAGGCGGTCGAGCTGGGCGTGCGCGCGATCGTCCCGCTCGACTCGGAGCGCTCGCAGGTCAGGCTGGATGCCGCGCGCGCCGCGCGCAAGCACGAGCACTGGCAGCGCATCGTCGAATCGGCCTGCACCCAGTCCGGCCGCGCGTGGCTGCCGGCCCTCGGCCCTCTGCGCCCACTGCGCGAGTTCGTCTCGTTGCCCTCGCCGGCCCGGCGCCTGGTGCTCGCGCCCGGCGCGCCGATCCGCCTGTCCGCGGCCGGGGTGCGACCCGGCGCCGAACTGATCCTGCTCGCCGGGCCCGAGTCCGGCTTCGGCGAAGCCGAACTCTCCGGCGCGATCAGCGCGGGCTTCGAGCCGGTCTGCCTCGGGCCGAGGATCCTTCGCACCGAGACCGCCGGGCTGGCCGCGATCGCGGCGCTGCAGGCGCTGGCCGGCGATTTCTAG
- the gap gene encoding type I glyceraldehyde-3-phosphate dehydrogenase: protein MTIRVAINGYGRIGRNILRAHYEGGKKHPIEIVAINDLGDAKINAHLTQYDTAHGRFPGTVSVDGDSIVVNGDRIRVLSNRNPADLPWGELGVDVVLECTGFFTSKEKASAHLKGGAKKVIISAPGGKDVDATIVYGVNHGVLKASDTVISNASCTTNCLAPLVKPLHDRIGVLNGLMTTIHAYTNDQVLTDVYHEDLRRARSATMSMIPTKTGAAAAVGLVLPELNGKLDGYAMRVPTINVSIVDLSFVAARDTTVEEINTILKEAAEGPMKGVLAYSDAPLVSVDYNHNPASSTYDATLTKVSGRLVKVSSWYDNEWGFSNRMLDTTVALVNAK from the coding sequence ATGACCATTCGTGTTGCGATCAACGGCTACGGCCGCATCGGCCGGAACATCCTGCGCGCCCACTACGAAGGCGGAAAGAAGCACCCGATCGAGATCGTCGCGATCAACGACCTGGGCGACGCGAAGATCAACGCCCACCTGACCCAGTACGACACCGCGCACGGCCGCTTCCCCGGCACCGTCTCGGTCGACGGCGACTCGATCGTCGTCAACGGCGACCGGATCCGCGTGCTGTCGAACCGCAACCCGGCCGACCTGCCCTGGGGCGAACTGGGCGTCGACGTGGTGCTCGAGTGCACCGGCTTCTTCACCAGCAAGGAGAAGGCGTCGGCGCACCTGAAGGGCGGCGCGAAGAAGGTGATCATCTCGGCGCCCGGCGGCAAGGACGTCGACGCGACCATCGTCTACGGCGTGAACCACGGCGTGCTGAAGGCCTCGGACACGGTGATCTCCAACGCGTCCTGCACGACCAACTGCCTGGCGCCGCTGGTCAAGCCGCTGCACGACCGCATCGGCGTGCTGAACGGCCTGATGACCACGATCCACGCCTACACGAACGACCAGGTCCTCACCGACGTCTACCACGAGGACCTGCGCCGCGCGCGCTCGGCCACGATGTCGATGATCCCGACCAAGACCGGCGCGGCCGCCGCGGTCGGCCTGGTGCTGCCCGAGCTCAACGGCAAGCTCGACGGCTACGCGATGCGCGTGCCGACGATCAACGTGTCGATCGTCGACCTGTCCTTCGTGGCCGCCCGCGACACCACGGTCGAGGAGATCAACACCATCCTCAAGGAGGCCGCCGAAGGTCCGATGAAGGGCGTGCTGGCCTACAGCGACGCGCCGCTGGTGTCGGTGGACTACAACCACAACCCCGCGTCGAGCACCTACGACGCCACGCTCACCAAGGTGTCGGGCCGCCTCGTGAAGGTCAGCAGCTGGTACGACAACGAGTGGGGCTTCTCGAACCGGATGCTCGACACGACGGTGGCGCTGGTCAACGCGAAGTGA
- the tkt gene encoding transketolase: MANSERADQSNRKPPQGVPSTAMANAIRALSMDAVQQANSGHPGMPMGMAEIAVALWARHLKHNPANPGWADRDRFVLSNGHGSMLLYSLLHLTGYALPIDELRNFRQLHSKTPGHPEVGATPGVETTTGPLGQGLSNAVGMALSEKILAARFNRDGFPVVDHFTWVFAGDGCLMEGISHEVCSLAGTWKLSKLVVLYDDNGISIDGQVRHWFSDDTVRRFQAYGWHVIPDVDGHDVEALDAAIAMAREWGARGRDGVFAPTLIQCRTHIGMGSPNRVDTAKAHGEPLGKDEIAATREAIGWPYAPFEVPADIYRAWDAREAGAAREEDWRKLFEAYAARHPAEAAEFERRMRGDLPASFDDALEAALDEALARGEAIATRKASQNALNHFGPAMPELVGGSADLTGSNLTDFKGAGALRADESFDAGRHINFGVREFGMSGILNGMALHGGFIPYGGTFLTFSDYARNALRMAALMKQRVVFVYTHDSIGLGEDGPTHQPVEHASSLRLIPNMDVWRPCDPVESIVAWAEAISRSHGPTSLLFSRQAVPFVTRSERQVDAIHRGGYVLRDAEEAAAVIIATGSEVGLALAARDLLAADGIAVRIVSMPSTTVFDRQEAAWKSVVLPEGLPRVAVEAGVSDFWWKYRCDAVVGLDAFGESAPAGLLYKHFGFTPENVADTVREVLRRRSADRR, encoded by the coding sequence ATGGCGAACTCCGAACGCGCAGACCAGTCCAACCGCAAGCCTCCGCAAGGGGTTCCCTCGACGGCGATGGCCAACGCGATCCGGGCGCTGTCGATGGACGCGGTCCAGCAGGCGAACTCCGGCCATCCGGGCATGCCGATGGGCATGGCGGAGATCGCCGTCGCGCTGTGGGCGCGCCACCTGAAGCACAATCCGGCCAACCCGGGCTGGGCCGACCGCGACCGTTTCGTGCTGTCGAACGGCCACGGCTCGATGCTGCTGTATTCGCTGCTGCACCTGACCGGCTACGCGCTGCCGATCGACGAACTGCGCAACTTCCGCCAGCTGCACTCGAAGACGCCGGGCCATCCCGAGGTCGGCGCCACGCCCGGCGTCGAGACCACCACCGGGCCGCTGGGCCAGGGCCTGTCCAACGCCGTGGGCATGGCGCTGTCGGAGAAGATCCTCGCGGCCCGTTTCAACCGCGACGGTTTCCCGGTCGTGGACCACTTCACCTGGGTGTTCGCCGGCGACGGCTGCCTGATGGAAGGCATCTCGCACGAGGTCTGCTCGCTTGCCGGCACCTGGAAGCTCTCGAAGCTGGTCGTGCTGTACGACGACAACGGCATCTCGATCGACGGCCAGGTGCGCCACTGGTTCTCCGACGACACGGTGCGCCGCTTCCAGGCCTACGGCTGGCACGTGATCCCCGACGTCGACGGCCATGACGTCGAGGCGCTCGACGCCGCGATCGCGATGGCCCGCGAGTGGGGCGCCAGGGGCCGCGACGGCGTGTTCGCGCCCACGCTGATCCAGTGCCGCACTCACATCGGCATGGGCTCGCCGAACCGGGTGGACACCGCGAAGGCGCACGGCGAGCCGCTCGGCAAGGACGAGATCGCCGCGACCCGCGAGGCGATCGGCTGGCCGTACGCGCCGTTCGAAGTGCCGGCGGACATTTACAGGGCCTGGGACGCCCGCGAGGCCGGGGCCGCGCGCGAGGAAGACTGGCGCAAGCTGTTCGAGGCCTACGCGGCCCGGCACCCGGCCGAGGCTGCCGAGTTCGAGCGCCGCATGCGCGGCGACCTTCCGGCCAGCTTCGACGACGCGCTCGAGGCGGCACTGGACGAGGCGCTCGCCAGGGGCGAGGCGATCGCCACCCGCAAGGCCTCGCAGAACGCGCTGAACCACTTCGGGCCGGCCATGCCCGAGCTGGTCGGCGGTTCGGCCGACCTGACCGGCAGCAACCTCACCGACTTCAAGGGCGCCGGCGCGCTGCGCGCGGACGAGTCCTTCGACGCCGGCCGGCACATCAACTTCGGGGTCCGCGAGTTCGGCATGAGCGGCATCCTGAACGGCATGGCGCTGCACGGCGGCTTCATCCCGTACGGCGGGACCTTCCTCACCTTCTCCGACTACGCGCGCAACGCGCTGCGGATGGCCGCGCTGATGAAGCAGCGCGTGGTGTTCGTGTACACGCACGATTCGATCGGGCTCGGCGAGGACGGCCCGACCCATCAGCCGGTCGAGCATGCGTCGTCGCTGCGCCTGATCCCGAACATGGACGTCTGGCGCCCCTGCGATCCGGTCGAGAGCATCGTGGCCTGGGCCGAGGCGATCTCGCGCAGCCACGGTCCGACCTCGCTGCTGTTTTCGCGGCAGGCCGTTCCCTTCGTCACCCGCTCCGAGCGGCAGGTCGATGCGATCCACCGCGGCGGCTACGTGCTGCGCGACGCGGAGGAGGCTGCGGCGGTGATCATCGCCACCGGATCCGAGGTCGGGCTGGCGCTCGCGGCCCGCGATCTGCTGGCCGCCGACGGCATCGCGGTGCGCATCGTGTCGATGCCGTCCACCACGGTCTTCGACAGGCAGGAGGCGGCCTGGAAGAGCGTGGTGCTGCCGGAAGGGCTGCCGCGCGTGGCGGTCGAGGCCGGCGTCAGCGACTTCTGGTGGAAGTACCGCTGCGACGCGGTCGTCGGCCTCGACGCCTTCGGCGAGTCGGCCCCGGCCGGCCTGCTGTACAAGCACTTCGGCTTCACGCCCGAGAACGTCGCCGACACCGTCCGCGAGGTGCTGCGCCGGCGCTCGGCAGACCGGCGCTGA
- a CDS encoding barstar family protein gives MGALSNIPPHAVLPLGAYDGDSLKRAAERADQRLLAVDLARARDRDEVMEAIAGAFLLPDYFGRNLDALYDCITDLKPLDGADQPGFLVILENLPDTAQFSREQRDALLDVFRDAADFFYDRDTAFRVFYSVDKPGS, from the coding sequence ATGGGTGCGCTCAGCAACATCCCCCCTCATGCCGTGCTGCCCCTTGGCGCCTACGACGGAGACTCGCTGAAGCGCGCGGCCGAGCGGGCGGACCAGCGGCTGCTGGCGGTCGACCTGGCGCGCGCCCGCGACCGCGACGAGGTGATGGAGGCGATCGCCGGCGCCTTCCTGCTGCCCGATTACTTCGGCAGGAACCTCGACGCGCTCTACGACTGCATCACCGACCTGAAGCCGCTAGACGGCGCCGACCAGCCGGGCTTCCTGGTGATCCTCGAGAACCTGCCGGACACCGCGCAGTTCAGCCGCGAGCAGCGCGACGCACTGCTCGACGTGTTCCGGGACGCCGCGGACTTCTTCTACGACCGGGACACCGCGTTCAGGGTCTTCTACTCGGTGGACAAGCCCGGGTCCTAG
- a CDS encoding NADP-dependent malic enzyme has translation MDPNLRKAALEYHEQGRPGKLSVTATKQLVNQRDLALAYSPGVAAACEEIVADPANAYRYTARGNLVAVVSNGTAVLGLGNIGPLASKPVMEGKAVLFKKFAGIDVFDIEIAETDPEKLVDVIAALEPTFGAINLEDIKAPDCFVVERKLRERMKIPVFHDDQHGTAIVVGAALTNGLQVVGKPIDQVKLVCSGAGAAALACLELLVDLGLPRENIWVADIAGVVHEGRTELMDPDKARFAQRTELRTLGEIIDGADVFLGLSAGGVLKPDMVARMAERPLVFALANPTPEIMPDEVRKVRDDAIIATGRTDYANQVNNVLCFPFIFRGALDVGASTITREMEVAAVHALAELARAESSEIVTAAYGAIGASFGPEYLIPKPFDPRLIAKIAPAVAKAAMDCGVATRPIADFDAYRSQLEQFVYHSGTFMKPIFATARRAPDKRIVYAEGEDERVLRAVQVVVDEKLARPVLVGRPAVIERRLERFGLRIRPGVDFEIVNPEWDERYGTYWREYHRLTERKGVTEEYAQIEMRRRLTLIGAMMIHMGEADGMICGTFGHYSLHLHYVDQVIGRRPGSTVYAAMNTLMLPNRQVTLVDTHVNADPDAEQLAEITLMAAEELRRFGIRPKVALLSHSNFGTSNQPSASKMREALALIRERAPGLEIDGEMHGDAALDADLRRRIMPRSALTGEANLLVLPGIDAANIAYNLLKTAAGNNVAIGPVLLGAARPVHILTASATVRRIVNMTAWTVVESIGEA, from the coding sequence ATGGACCCGAACCTTCGCAAGGCGGCGCTCGAGTACCACGAGCAGGGCCGTCCCGGCAAACTGTCGGTCACCGCGACCAAGCAGCTGGTCAACCAGCGCGACCTGGCGCTCGCCTACTCGCCGGGCGTGGCCGCGGCCTGCGAGGAGATCGTCGCCGATCCGGCCAACGCCTACCGCTACACGGCGCGCGGCAACCTGGTCGCGGTGGTCAGCAACGGCACCGCGGTGCTGGGCCTCGGCAACATCGGCCCGCTCGCGTCGAAGCCGGTCATGGAAGGCAAGGCGGTGCTGTTCAAGAAGTTCGCCGGCATCGACGTGTTCGACATCGAGATCGCCGAGACCGATCCCGAGAAGCTGGTCGACGTGATCGCGGCGCTCGAGCCGACCTTCGGCGCGATCAACCTCGAGGACATCAAGGCGCCGGACTGCTTCGTCGTCGAGCGCAAGCTGCGCGAGCGGATGAAGATCCCGGTCTTCCACGACGACCAGCACGGCACTGCGATCGTGGTCGGCGCCGCGCTGACCAACGGCCTTCAGGTCGTCGGCAAGCCGATCGACCAGGTCAAGCTGGTCTGCAGCGGCGCCGGCGCCGCGGCGCTCGCCTGCCTGGAGCTGCTGGTCGACCTCGGCCTGCCGCGCGAGAACATCTGGGTGGCGGACATCGCCGGCGTGGTCCACGAGGGGCGCACCGAGCTGATGGATCCGGACAAGGCGCGCTTCGCCCAGCGCACCGAACTGCGCACGCTGGGCGAGATCATCGACGGCGCGGACGTCTTTCTCGGCCTGTCGGCCGGCGGGGTGCTGAAGCCCGACATGGTCGCGCGCATGGCCGAACGGCCGCTGGTCTTCGCGCTGGCCAATCCCACGCCGGAGATCATGCCCGACGAGGTCAGGAAGGTGCGCGACGACGCGATCATCGCGACCGGCCGCACCGACTATGCGAACCAGGTCAACAACGTCCTGTGCTTCCCGTTCATCTTCCGCGGCGCGCTCGACGTCGGCGCGAGCACGATCACCCGCGAGATGGAGGTCGCGGCGGTGCACGCGCTGGCAGAACTGGCGCGCGCGGAGTCGAGCGAGATCGTCACGGCGGCCTACGGCGCGATCGGCGCGAGCTTCGGCCCCGAGTACCTGATTCCCAAGCCCTTCGATCCGCGGCTGATCGCGAAGATCGCGCCGGCGGTCGCGAAGGCGGCGATGGACTGCGGCGTGGCCACCCGGCCGATCGCCGACTTCGACGCCTACCGATCCCAGCTCGAGCAGTTCGTCTACCACTCGGGCACCTTCATGAAGCCGATCTTCGCGACGGCGCGACGCGCGCCCGACAAGCGGATCGTCTACGCGGAGGGCGAGGACGAGCGCGTGCTTCGCGCGGTGCAGGTCGTGGTCGACGAGAAGCTGGCGCGACCGGTGCTCGTCGGGCGGCCGGCGGTCATCGAGCGCAGGCTCGAGCGCTTCGGCCTTCGGATCAGGCCCGGCGTCGACTTCGAGATCGTCAATCCGGAGTGGGACGAACGCTACGGCACCTACTGGCGCGAGTACCACCGCCTGACCGAGCGCAAGGGCGTCACCGAGGAGTACGCGCAGATCGAGATGCGGCGCAGGCTCACGCTGATCGGCGCGATGATGATCCACATGGGCGAGGCCGACGGCATGATCTGCGGGACCTTCGGCCATTATTCGCTGCACCTGCACTACGTCGACCAGGTGATCGGGCGCCGTCCGGGCAGCACCGTGTACGCGGCGATGAACACGCTGATGCTGCCGAACAGGCAGGTCACGCTGGTCGACACCCACGTCAACGCAGACCCCGACGCCGAGCAGCTCGCCGAGATCACGCTGATGGCCGCAGAGGAGCTGCGCCGCTTCGGCATACGGCCGAAGGTCGCGCTGCTGTCGCACTCCAACTTCGGCACCTCGAACCAGCCGAGCGCGTCCAAGATGCGCGAGGCGCTGGCGCTGATCCGCGAGCGCGCGCCGGGGCTCGAGATCGACGGCGAGATGCACGGCGACGCCGCGCTCGACGCCGACCTGCGCCGGCGAATCATGCCGCGCTCCGCGCTGACCGGGGAGGCGAACCTGCTGGTCCTGCCCGGCATCGACGCGGCGAACATCGCCTACAACCTGCTGAAGACGGCGGCCGGCAACAACGTGGCGATCGGTCCGGTGCTGCTCGGCGCGGCGCGGCCGGTCCACATCCTCACCGCGTCGGCGACGGTGCGCAGGATCGTCAACATGACCGCCTGGACGGTGGTGGAATCGATCGGCGAGGCCTGA